The following are from one region of the Coffea eugenioides isolate CCC68of chromosome 2, Ceug_1.0, whole genome shotgun sequence genome:
- the LOC113760969 gene encoding arabinogalactan protein 23-like, with translation MEMKKIACAVLVAAASVSAVLAESQAPAPAPEAANSAYAALPAVGTVVGASLVSFFAYYMH, from the coding sequence atggagatgaagaagatCGCTTGTGCAGTCCTTGTGGCCGCTGCCTCCGTGAGCGCAGTCTTGGCTGAGAGCCAGGCACCCGCACCTGCACCAGAAGCAGCCAACAGTGCCTATGCTGCATTGCCCGCCGTTGGAACCGTTGTCGGTGCCTCCCTCGTGTCCTTCTTTGCCTACTACATGCACTAA